From the genome of Raphanus sativus cultivar WK10039 unplaced genomic scaffold, ASM80110v3 Scaffold0484, whole genome shotgun sequence, one region includes:
- the LOC130502289 gene encoding uncharacterized protein LOC130502289 gives MPEILARIFKIKLESFMDDLTKKHLLGKTVSAMNTIEFQKRGLPHSHIVLFLHPDSKLPITDDIDKIISAEIPSKTDVPELYEIIKDMMIHGPCGTANMNSPCMENGICSKPYPKSFVLKTTVNKEGFPVYRRRNTSESIELKNGFKADNRWVIPYNKQLSVRYKAHINVEWCNQTGSIKYLFKYINKGSDRVTVSVEPADTVVQNEFSEKSVEPKNEIKNFFDCRYVSASEAGLRNFQFPLHFRSTAVEKLNFHLPSKQHIIFKGKDKMEVVVSRKLIENTIFLAWFELNKIDSFARTLTYVQIPNYYTYNKKEKKFKRRKRGFSIGRINYAPRNQKDSYYLRVLLNVVKGPTSYEDIKTYEGVLYPGYKEECFARGLLDDDQDLVMPETEWEQTWQYLSEDIEYNRRKILNRPELSLSDEEKRKFVLQEVDRQLKRLGTSLARFTSMPQPSETDTNDSNVFIVDECSYPHEALLETLRIDIPKMTAEQRNFFDEILDAVTKKTGGEFFVYGFGGTGKTFLWKLLSAAIRSRGDIVLNVASSGIASLLLSGGM, from the exons ATGCCAGAAATTCTTGCTAGGATTTTCAAGATCAAACTTGAATCATTTATGGATGACTTAACTAAGAAACACCTACTTGGAAAGACTGTTTCAG cAATGAACACCATTGAGTTTCAGAAACGTGGTCTACCGCACTCCCACATCGTTTTATTTTTGCATCCTGATTCCAAACTTCCAATTACAGACGACATTGACAAAATTATTTCTGCTGAGATTCCGAGCAAAACTGATGTACCTGAGCTATACGAGATCATTAAAGACATGATGATTCATGGTCCATGTGGGACTGCTAATATGAATTCACCATGCATGGAAAATGGTATTTGCTCAAAGCCGTATCCCAAATCATTTGTTTTGAAGACTACTGTTAACAAAGAAGGGTTTCCGGTTTATAGAAGGCGTAACACATCTGAAAGTATTGAACTGAAGAATGGTTTCAAAGCTGATAATCGATGGGTCATTCCATATAACAAGCAACTATCTGTTCGCTACAAGGCTCACATCAACGTAGAGTGGTGCAATCAAACTGGTTCGATTAAATACTTATTTAAGTATATTAACAAAGGAAGTGACCGAGTTACAGTTTCTGTAGAACCAGCTGATACGGTTGTACAGAATGAGTTTAGCGAAAAGAGTGTGGAACCGAAAAACGAAATTAAAAATTTCTTCGACTGCAG ATATGTTTCAGCGAGCGAAGCTGGTTTGAGAAATTTCCAGTTCCCTCTTCATTTTCGGTCAACAGCTGTTGAGAAGCTCAATTTCCATCTTCCAAGTAAACAGCATATCATTTTCAAGGGAAAAGATAAGATGGAAGTTGTTGTCAGTCGTAAGCTAATCGAGAATACCATATTCTTGGCATGGTTCGAGCTGAATAAGATAGATTCGTTTGCGCGAACATTAACTTACGTCCAAATTCCCAACTACTATACGTACAACAAAAAGgagaagaaattcaaaagacgAAAGAGGGGATTTAGCATTGGCAGGATAAACTATGCTCCACGTAACCAAAAAGATTCCTACTATCTGCGAGTGTTGTTAAACGTTGTGAAAGGCCCTACCAGTTACGAGGACATTAAAACTTATGAAGGCGTTCTATATCCTGGATACAAAGAAGAATGTTTTGCTCGTGGATTGTTAGATGATGATCAGGA TTTAGTTATGCCAGAGACAGAATGGGAACAAACTTGGCAATATTTGTCCGAGGATATTGAGTATAATCGTAGGAAAATTCTAAACAGGCCAG AACTTTCTTTAAGTGATGAGGAGAAAAGGAAGTTTGTACTACAAGAGGTTGATAGACAGTTGAAGCGTTTAGGGACTTCTCTTGCTAGATTCACTTCTATGCCACAACCTTCAGAAACAGACACCAATGATTCCAACGTCTTTATAGTCGACGAGTGCAGTTACCCCCACGAAGCATTGTTAGAAACTCTTCGTATTGATATTCCCAAGATGACAGCTGAACAGAGgaatttttttgatgaaatacTTGATGCTGTGACAAAGAAAACAGGGGGTGAATTTTTTGTTTATGGCTTTGGTGGTACCGGTAAAACTTTCCTATGGAAATTACTTTCCGCAGCAATCAGAAGTAGAGGAGATATTGTTCTTAATGTTGCATCAAGTGGAATTGCTTCTTTGCTTTTATCAGGCGGTatgtga